In the Candidatus Electrothrix sp. GW3-4 genome, one interval contains:
- a CDS encoding pilus assembly protein PilP, with product MKAILQHRYLFAAILVLAGFLCVQVQANEQSANEKQQVPPVTDLRGYHQFDYTFADRPDPFFPFFNTKEPPEEKRIDPHEILTELQKFEPGQLRLVAVMAFKDKTIAMLEDVTGEGHLIEQGMAIGRHGVVTSIEPNLLLVTESYQTTTGRTVVNKIPLHMQQQE from the coding sequence ATGAAGGCTATTTTACAACACAGATACCTGTTCGCTGCCATTCTTGTTTTGGCGGGATTCCTCTGCGTTCAGGTGCAAGCGAACGAACAGTCAGCAAACGAAAAACAACAGGTTCCTCCTGTAACCGATCTCCGAGGGTACCATCAATTCGATTATACATTTGCAGATCGACCAGATCCTTTTTTCCCCTTTTTTAACACCAAGGAACCCCCAGAAGAAAAAAGGATTGATCCGCATGAAATCTTGACCGAACTACAGAAGTTTGAACCGGGCCAATTACGGCTTGTTGCGGTGATGGCTTTTAAGGACAAAACGATAGCCATGCTGGAAGACGTCACCGGAGAGGGCCATCTGATAGAGCAAGGCATGGCCATTGGCCGACATGGAGTCGTCACCAGCATTGAACCTAACTTGCTCTTGGTTACAGAATCATATCAAACCACAACGGGAAGGACTGTCGTTAATAAAATACCCCTGCATATGCAGCAACAAGAGTGA
- a CDS encoding Nif11-like leader peptide family natural product precursor: MAKKDVEALLIAGGEDKHVRAKYDVPGNKEEFVALATEDGYTFTVEELDEVLKEAGDVFEKYGNPPKRSIWWT, encoded by the coding sequence GTGGCTAAAAAAGACGTTGAAGCATTGTTGATTGCAGGTGGCGAGGATAAGCACGTCCGGGCAAAATATGATGTTCCAGGCAATAAGGAAGAGTTTGTCGCCTTGGCGACAGAAGATGGATATACCTTTACAGTGGAAGAGCTTGATGAGGTGCTCAAGGAAGCTGGGGATGTATTTGAGAAATACGGCAACCCACCCAAGCGCTCTATCTGGTGGACCTGA
- a CDS encoding GNAT family N-acetyltransferase codes for MSGIMPDIAGKILIRRAREEDLTGLVFLLEVLFSIEKDFNFNADRQKRGLRLLLQRPQAAVLVAERQGRIIGMCTAQLLISTAEGGVSALVEDVVILPAWQTQGTGRRLMEAIAEWSALQGATRIQLLADRNNSRALGFYNRIGYQPTDLICLRKTKGVGE; via the coding sequence ATGAGCGGGATAATGCCGGACATTGCCGGAAAAATACTGATCCGCAGAGCACGGGAAGAGGATCTCACCGGCCTGGTTTTTCTCCTGGAAGTCTTGTTCAGCATTGAAAAGGATTTTAACTTCAATGCGGACAGGCAGAAGCGGGGATTGCGCCTGCTCTTGCAGAGACCTCAGGCTGCAGTTCTGGTGGCGGAACGTCAGGGTCGGATCATCGGCATGTGTACAGCTCAGTTACTCATCTCCACGGCAGAGGGCGGGGTATCCGCCCTGGTGGAAGATGTGGTCATCCTGCCCGCCTGGCAGACACAAGGCACGGGCAGGAGACTCATGGAGGCCATTGCGGAATGGTCAGCCCTTCAGGGAGCGACCCGGATTCAATTACTGGCTGATCGCAATAACAGCAGGGCATTAGGCTTTTACAATCGGATAGGCTACCAACCCACGGACCTGATCTGCCTGCGCAAGACAAAGGGAGTTGGGGAATGA
- a CDS encoding XisH family protein, with protein MSARDIFHQQVKHALFKEGWSITHDPYWIKLAGSDMNVYIDLAAERVLAAEKEGVKIAVEIKSFLGTSFLSDFHTALGQYLDYRVALKQKEPERGLFLAVPLDVYESFFRRPFVQSVLSEYAVTLLTFDPEKEEIRSWIQ; from the coding sequence ATGTCAGCACGGGATATTTTTCATCAGCAGGTAAAACATGCCTTATTCAAAGAAGGGTGGAGCATTACGCATGATCCGTACTGGATTAAGCTGGCCGGGAGCGATATGAATGTATATATTGATCTTGCGGCTGAACGAGTACTGGCTGCGGAGAAAGAAGGGGTGAAAATAGCTGTGGAAATAAAAAGTTTCCTCGGCACCTCGTTTCTTTCAGACTTTCATACGGCGTTAGGACAGTACCTAGACTACAGGGTAGCCTTGAAACAAAAAGAACCGGAACGCGGCTTGTTTTTGGCTGTTCCCCTGGATGTTTATGAGTCCTTCTTTCGTCGTCCGTTCGTGCAGAGCGTCCTGAGTGAGTACGCCGTGACTTTGCTGACCTTTGACCCGGAGAAGGAGGAGATTCGTTCATGGATACAATAG
- a CDS encoding XisI protein yields the protein MDTIEKMILYQAYIQDVILALGKQIPDSDSIEKQYIFDKEHNHYQLFQVGWDGYEWIHGCILHFDIKEGKIWVQHNGTEIGIAEELMSLGVPKEDIVLGFQAPYKRKYTGFAEG from the coding sequence ATGGATACAATAGAAAAAATGATTCTCTATCAAGCCTATATTCAGGATGTTATTCTTGCGCTGGGAAAACAGATACCCGACTCCGATTCTATTGAAAAACAGTATATTTTTGATAAAGAGCATAATCATTACCAGCTGTTTCAGGTCGGTTGGGACGGATATGAATGGATTCACGGCTGTATACTGCATTTCGATATAAAAGAGGGAAAGATCTGGGTGCAGCATAACGGTACGGAAATAGGTATTGCGGAGGAACTCATGAGTCTCGGTGTGCCCAAGGAGGATATTGTTCTCGGTTTTCAGGCTCCTTACAAACGGAAGTATACGGGGTTTGCCGAAGGATGA